Within Amygdalobacter nucleatus, the genomic segment ACTACAAATCTAATAATACGAGGAGAAATAATGGAAACAATAGTATCCGCTTTATTAGTTTTTGTTTCTACATCCATTGACTACTTAGTTGTTTTGACTATTTTATTCGCTAGTCAAGGAAAGAAAGGTTTGAAATCAATTTATGTAGGGCAGTATTTAGGTACAGGACTGCTTGTACTGGCTAGTCTTATTGCCGCTTACTTTTTAAATTTTATTCCACAAGATTGGATTATCGGACTCCTTGGCCTAATTCCGCTAGGTCTTGGTATAAGAGCAATTTTTGTGGATGAAGATATTGATGAAGAAGATATCGAGGGAAAAATTACCGGAGATGGA encodes:
- a CDS encoding CadD family cadmium resistance transporter, translated to METIVSALLVFVSTSIDYLVVLTILFASQGKKGLKSIYVGQYLGTGLLVLASLIAAYFLNFIPQDWIIGLLGLIPLGLGIRAIFVDEDIDEEDIEGKITGDGSKILAFTSLTVAMGGDNLGIYIPYFTGKSLIEISISLVIFALGILILCKLSQNLASISAIGETVEKYEKVIVPVVFIGLGLYILIENGTINYLISLITS